Proteins encoded within one genomic window of Gloeobacter kilaueensis JS1:
- a CDS encoding ADP-ribosylglycohydrolase family protein, giving the protein MRRSLDGTSVGDAFGMRILLRPELLVSRTLPAATWRWSDDTHMTLSVVENLAMHGRIDQDSLIAAFARRYAEDPHRAYGLGVRKLLEQVGSRPWQELTTAVFANGSWGNGAAMRATPIGAYFSDDLSCAAAEAILSATVTHAHPEGQAGAAAVAVAAALAAQPAPPVGREFLEAVCPYVPAGAVLDGIEKALHIAPEEHAQAVAVLGTGRQISAQDTVPYCLWCAAHHLDNFEEALWTTIAGLEDGDTTCAIVGGIVALAAPIPAEWLAAREALVGLEEWVAGRLITG; this is encoded by the coding sequence ATGCGGCGCAGTCTGGACGGCACATCCGTGGGCGACGCCTTTGGAATGCGTATCCTGCTCAGGCCCGAGTTGCTGGTCAGTCGCACACTTCCGGCGGCGACCTGGCGCTGGTCCGACGATACCCATATGACCCTTTCGGTGGTCGAAAATCTGGCGATGCATGGCCGGATCGATCAGGACAGTTTGATTGCCGCCTTTGCCCGCCGCTACGCCGAAGATCCCCATCGCGCCTACGGTCTGGGGGTGCGCAAGCTGCTGGAGCAGGTAGGCAGCCGCCCCTGGCAGGAATTGACGACTGCTGTTTTTGCAAACGGCTCCTGGGGCAACGGCGCGGCGATGCGGGCGACTCCGATTGGGGCGTACTTCAGCGACGATCTCTCCTGTGCTGCCGCTGAAGCGATACTTTCTGCCACAGTCACCCACGCCCATCCGGAGGGCCAGGCTGGGGCGGCAGCGGTGGCGGTGGCGGCGGCTCTCGCCGCTCAACCTGCTCCGCCTGTAGGCCGGGAATTTTTGGAAGCGGTGTGTCCGTATGTACCAGCAGGGGCAGTCCTCGATGGCATCGAAAAAGCTTTACACATTGCACCTGAAGAACACGCGCAGGCGGTTGCCGTTCTAGGTACCGGTCGTCAGATTTCGGCCCAGGACACGGTGCCTTATTGTCTCTGGTGTGCAGCGCACCATCTGGATAATTTCGAAGAAGCGCTCTGGACGACGATCGCTGGACTGGAGGACGGCGATACAACCTGTGCGATCGTCGGCGGTATCGTTGCTCTGGCGGCACCGATTCCGGCAGAGTGGCTGGCCGCCCGCGAGGCACTGGTCGGACTGGAAGAATGGGTAGCTGGCCGCCTGATTACCGGTTGA
- a CDS encoding type II toxin-antitoxin system Phd/YefM family antitoxin, protein MKFLGVREFRDRASQHLAAGEVLGIQSHGRLIGVYVPVKSPDPQKVAELARRLAAQVEQVSTETGLSEAELVELFEPTLQSTTDWCRNDGIEDR, encoded by the coding sequence ATGAAATTCCTTGGCGTGCGGGAGTTTCGAGATCGGGCCAGTCAGCACCTGGCGGCTGGCGAAGTTCTGGGTATCCAGAGCCACGGTCGGTTGATTGGGGTGTATGTGCCTGTCAAATCTCCGGATCCTCAGAAAGTTGCAGAGCTGGCTCGTCGTCTTGCCGCCCAGGTGGAACAGGTAAGTACGGAGACGGGCCTGAGCGAAGCAGAACTTGTCGAGCTGTTCGAGCCGACGCTTCAATCAACTACGGACTGGTGCCGAAATGATGGGATCGAAGATAGATAA
- a CDS encoding DNA double-strand break repair nuclease NurA: MLDFLKISRQMQGVGRQLAQEAERSSRRIEEALRLLDWVRQNQQAVVERTAEVRSRITFLIGAPVEPLESIHPVAPIAPVHTVVATDGSQIAPSHHEIAYCSLINVGKVCLHYGTGARPLLDSQPEVFYREEDLYGNWGLSAEEALAIRRSRAETEVLADLALDCTDEGVPSVALVDGSLIHWQLEQVNNKHQRAILEPVLAAWERLRQKRIPLAGYISSSRSGDALNFLRLQLCPHPDPDCDRHCAGNTGRGAPCGLLHGLSDRRLHERLLAPGERSALWASTSRILEHYGPHRVHFCYLHTGAEVARVEMPEWVALDSELRERVLGVCLSQVEKGYGYPVALAEAHNRAVVQGGDRARFFAMLETALFKAGLQDVRVSRKEARKRGSIA, encoded by the coding sequence ATGCTCGACTTCCTGAAAATCTCACGCCAGATGCAGGGCGTCGGTCGCCAGCTCGCTCAAGAAGCGGAGCGTTCCAGCCGCCGCATCGAAGAGGCACTGCGGCTGCTCGATTGGGTTCGTCAGAACCAGCAGGCGGTTGTCGAACGCACCGCCGAGGTGCGCAGCCGGATCACCTTCTTGATCGGTGCGCCGGTCGAACCCCTCGAAAGCATCCATCCGGTAGCGCCGATTGCCCCGGTCCATACCGTCGTTGCCACCGATGGCTCCCAGATTGCCCCGAGCCACCACGAGATCGCCTACTGCTCGCTCATCAACGTCGGAAAAGTCTGCCTGCACTACGGCACGGGAGCCCGGCCATTGCTCGACTCGCAGCCGGAGGTCTTTTATCGCGAAGAAGACCTCTACGGCAACTGGGGGCTGAGCGCCGAGGAGGCGCTCGCCATCCGCCGCTCGCGGGCTGAGACGGAGGTTCTGGCAGACCTGGCCCTCGACTGTACCGACGAGGGCGTACCGAGCGTCGCCTTAGTCGATGGTTCGCTCATCCACTGGCAGCTCGAACAGGTCAACAACAAACACCAGCGGGCAATTCTTGAGCCGGTACTCGCCGCCTGGGAGCGCTTGCGCCAGAAGCGCATTCCGCTGGCCGGCTACATCAGCTCCTCCCGCTCGGGCGATGCGCTAAATTTTTTGCGGCTCCAACTGTGTCCCCACCCCGATCCGGACTGTGACCGCCACTGCGCGGGCAACACGGGCCGGGGAGCGCCCTGCGGCCTGCTGCATGGCCTGAGCGACCGCCGGTTGCACGAGCGGCTTTTAGCACCGGGCGAGCGCTCGGCCCTGTGGGCGAGTACCTCCCGCATCCTCGAACACTATGGTCCGCACCGCGTCCACTTCTGCTATCTGCACACCGGCGCTGAGGTGGCCCGCGTCGAGATGCCCGAGTGGGTGGCCCTCGACAGCGAACTGCGCGAGCGGGTGCTGGGGGTGTGTCTCTCCCAGGTCGAAAAGGGCTACGGCTATCCGGTGGCCCTCGCCGAGGCCCATAACCGGGCGGTGGTGCAGGGGGGCGACCGGGCGCGCTTTTTTGCAATGCTCGAAACCGCCCTCTTCAAAGCTGGTCTGCAGGATGTGCGCGTCTCCCGCAAGGAAGCGCGCAAGCGCGGCAGCATCGCTTGA
- a CDS encoding ABC transporter ATP-binding protein produces the protein MSAIVNRLRRIAGLLWQSGPSSCLGLFGLTLLSGILPAVQLFVGKLIIDTVVVAASRADGEVFTGRAFALVGVELGLLVLSAAAQMGNSMLEEVFGEKLTFEINEQILRKADELELAYFEDPKFYDMLQRAQREAGYRPLGLLSQLLNLVEGAIAISSLAVLLSRLGFFVVPVLLLTAIPLVVSTLRFVRTGYLLVNARTPEARQMSYIQSLMGTDQAAKEIKLFNLGPYFIESYRALFARVHKETVDLALRKGGARIASSVASSIGYVGLYGYLIWLALRRLLTIGDLTLYAGAVLQLNNQLQSFTRGGASLYKNFLYIDDLFKFLDLEARLPTSSIPAAIPEQIEQGIRFENVSFRYPGAERDVLSGVSFELTPGETVALVGENGSGKTTLVKLLTRLYEPTGGRILLDGKDLREYDPAHLRELIGVIFQDFVRFHATARDNIGYGRVGELADDERIETAAGWGGADAVISRLDKGYQTMLGKWFREGQDLSGGQWQKIALARAYMRDAPVLVLDEPTAALDARAEHEVFRKFRDLRQGKIALLISHRFSTVISADRIVVLEGGRILEQGSHQELIARNGRYAELFSLQAEGYRV, from the coding sequence TTGTCTGCTATAGTCAATCGCCTGCGCCGCATCGCCGGACTGCTCTGGCAGAGTGGTCCGTCCTCCTGTCTGGGTTTGTTTGGCCTGACGCTGCTGAGCGGCATTCTGCCTGCTGTCCAACTGTTCGTGGGCAAGCTCATCATCGATACGGTGGTGGTGGCCGCCTCCCGAGCGGACGGTGAAGTGTTCACGGGCCGGGCCTTCGCTCTGGTGGGCGTAGAACTGGGCTTGCTCGTGCTCTCGGCGGCGGCGCAGATGGGCAACTCGATGCTCGAAGAAGTCTTCGGCGAGAAGCTGACGTTTGAAATCAACGAGCAGATCCTGCGCAAGGCGGACGAGCTGGAACTGGCCTACTTCGAGGATCCGAAGTTCTACGACATGCTGCAGCGCGCCCAGCGCGAGGCGGGTTATCGGCCTCTGGGGCTTTTGAGTCAGCTCTTAAATCTCGTGGAGGGGGCAATCGCCATCTCCTCCCTCGCGGTGCTGCTCTCGCGGCTGGGCTTCTTTGTCGTGCCGGTGCTGCTGCTTACTGCGATTCCGCTGGTCGTCTCCACGCTGCGCTTTGTGCGCACGGGCTACCTGCTGGTCAACGCCCGCACCCCCGAGGCCCGGCAGATGAGCTATATCCAGTCGCTGATGGGAACGGACCAGGCCGCCAAGGAGATCAAGCTCTTTAACCTCGGGCCGTACTTTATCGAGAGCTACCGCGCCCTGTTTGCGAGGGTGCATAAAGAAACGGTGGATCTCGCTCTGCGCAAGGGCGGAGCCCGGATCGCAAGCAGCGTTGCCAGTTCTATCGGTTACGTCGGGCTCTACGGCTATCTCATCTGGCTGGCTCTGAGGCGGTTGCTCACGATCGGGGATCTGACGCTCTACGCCGGGGCGGTCCTGCAGCTCAACAACCAGCTGCAATCGTTTACCAGGGGCGGGGCCAGCCTCTACAAGAACTTTCTGTACATCGACGATCTGTTCAAGTTTCTCGACCTCGAAGCCCGTCTGCCGACAAGCTCGATTCCGGCGGCAATCCCTGAGCAGATCGAGCAGGGCATCCGCTTCGAGAACGTCAGTTTCCGCTATCCGGGGGCGGAGCGCGATGTGCTGAGCGGCGTCAGCTTTGAACTGACGCCGGGCGAAACTGTAGCGCTGGTGGGCGAGAACGGCTCGGGCAAGACGACCCTGGTGAAGCTGCTCACGCGGCTCTATGAACCGACCGGGGGGCGGATCTTGCTCGACGGCAAAGATCTGCGCGAGTACGACCCTGCTCACCTACGCGAACTCATCGGCGTCATCTTTCAGGATTTTGTGCGCTTCCACGCCACCGCCCGCGACAACATCGGCTATGGCCGGGTAGGAGAATTGGCCGACGACGAGCGCATCGAGACCGCCGCCGGTTGGGGCGGGGCGGACGCCGTGATCTCCAGACTCGACAAAGGCTATCAGACGATGCTCGGCAAGTGGTTCCGCGAGGGCCAGGATCTCTCCGGCGGGCAGTGGCAGAAGATTGCCCTCGCCCGCGCCTACATGCGCGACGCACCGGTGCTGGTACTCGACGAACCGACCGCCGCCCTCGACGCCCGCGCCGAGCACGAGGTCTTTCGCAAGTTTCGCGATCTGCGCCAGGGCAAGATCGCTCTTCTTATCTCCCACCGCTTCTCGACGGTGATCTCGGCAGATCGGATTGTTGTTCTTGAAGGGGGCCGGATTCTTGAGCAGGGATCGCACCAGGAATTGATCGCCCGCAACGGGCGCTACGCCGAGCTGTTCTCCCTTCAGGCGGAGGGCTACCGCGTCTAG
- a CDS encoding CsbD family protein, with translation MADTTIRRAIGTFPNRAQAEQALTRLRDSGFDMNDVSVISRHEDGGDIAGADVRDTVGNRAGEGAATGATAGAAVGGLTGLLVGIGALAIPGIGPVMTAGALGTAIATTLSGGAIGAAAGGLVGALVGLGIPKERAEAYNAAVARGDYLVVVEGDQTEINEAESILNGYGISDYGVYDAPVGSYDAARFRNRPSLGERARNLGERVQGSTQENWGKVTNDPGDIAAGRAKQSDADLRDRNY, from the coding sequence ATGGCTGACACAACAATTCGTCGCGCCATCGGTACTTTTCCGAACCGCGCTCAGGCGGAACAGGCACTCACCAGGCTGCGCGACTCCGGTTTTGATATGAACGATGTCTCTGTGATCTCCAGACACGAGGATGGCGGAGACATTGCTGGTGCGGATGTCAGGGACACCGTCGGCAACCGAGCCGGTGAAGGCGCTGCAACCGGTGCCACCGCCGGTGCAGCCGTTGGCGGTCTGACTGGTCTTCTAGTCGGTATCGGCGCTCTGGCCATCCCCGGCATCGGTCCGGTGATGACCGCCGGTGCGCTCGGCACAGCGATTGCGACCACTCTGAGTGGCGGTGCAATCGGTGCGGCGGCTGGCGGCCTGGTCGGTGCCCTGGTTGGTCTGGGCATTCCCAAGGAGCGGGCCGAAGCGTACAACGCGGCGGTTGCGCGCGGTGATTATCTGGTGGTCGTCGAAGGCGATCAAACCGAGATCAACGAGGCCGAGAGCATCCTGAATGGCTACGGCATCAGCGATTACGGCGTCTACGACGCTCCGGTGGGCAGCTACGATGCGGCTCGCTTCCGCAACCGGCCCAGCCTCGGCGAGCGCGCCCGCAACCTGGGTGAGCGCGTTCAGGGCAGCACCCAGGAAAACTGGGGCAAAGTCACCAACGACCCCGGCGACATCGCCGCCGGTCGTGCCAAGCAGTCTGACGCCGATCTGCGCGACCGCAACTACTAA